Genomic window (Enterobacteriaceae bacterium 4M9):
TCGTCGAGCGGTACAGGATGAAAACCGCCTGATAGGCTCGGCGCTAGGTGCAGTGGCCGGAGGGGTGATTGGTCATCAGTTTGGCGGTGGGCGAGGCAAAGATGTAGCGACCATTGCTGGTGCACTCGGCGGCGGTTATGCGGGTAACCAGATTCAGGGCTCCATGCAGGATAGCGATACCTACACCACAACGCAGCAACGTTGTAAGACCCTCTACGATAAATCAGAAAAGCTGCTGGGTTATGACGTCACCTACAAAATTGGCGACAGAGAAGGGAAGATCCGTATGGATAAAGACCCTGGCACGCAAATCCCGCTGGATAACAACGGGCAGCTGGTACTGAATCAGAAAGCCTGATGGCACGGAAAACCGCCTCGTCCCTGGCGGTTTTTACGCACCTTCTCAGTCAGCACCCAGCTGGCGAACCAGCAACAGCGCCGTGATTGACACGGAGACCACTGCAAACAGTAGGGTGCCGCCCATTATCAGCCACAGGCTGAACAGCAGTGTTATTAACAATAACACTTGCAGTAAGGGTAACAGCAGGATCATTGTTATTTTCCTGTTAACAGGATGAGTCAGGACTGGCGCACACTGTGGCACCGGTAATAAGCATAGCAAATATCAAATACTTCTTATATGTTTCGGCGGATATATTTTACGGGTATTGCGTTGTTGCCAGCGCGCTGGCAAGCAAGAGTAATCAGCGCGCCAAAAAATAACCTTATTTTTTAAACAGTTCAGGCAGTATGCGTAGCGTGGTTTTCGTTATACGCATCAGTGCATCATAATCAGCGCCTTCGCGCGCGCTCACCGACATCCCTTGTAAAATGCAGTTCAGGTAATCAGAAAGAGCGTGAATATCGCAATCTGAGGGTAACTCGCCACGTTCACGTCTGATCGTGAAAAAACGCACCAGCGTTTGTGCTTGTTGGCCGTGGCGCAGCTTAATGGCGCAGGCAATATCTTCTGACGAAGCCGCCAGCGCGGAGGACGTGTTGATGATAAAGCAGCCGGAAGGGGTATCCTTGCTGGTATAACATGCAGCCACAGCGCTAAAGAAATCATACAGCGCTTCTTCCAGCCGCTTTTGCGGGCAAAACAGCTGCGACTCGTGGCGGTCGGCAAACTGCGCGATGTACCGATCGAGCACGGCCCGGAACAGACCTTCCTTATTCGTAAACTCCGCATACAGCGTTGGCGCTTTCGCTCCTGTCGCTTCGACCAGATGCGCCATTGATGTTGCCTCATAGCCATGTTGCCAGAAGAGTGCCATCGCTTTATCCAGGGCGGCTTCTCTGTCAAATATCTTTGGCCTGCCGCGGCTTTTTTTACTGCAGCCTGTCGTTGCCGTTGTCATCACATTGCTTACTCTGAAGGACATATCAACCCATTATAAAAAGATAGCCCGGCTATCGCCAGCAGATAACACTCATGTCAGATTTTACATACATTAAATTTACACAATATTTAATAATCATTAATAAATTGCAATTGACGTGTGAGCGGGTTCACGTCTATGATTAACTTATCGATTGTTAACTTAATCAGTTAACAACGCCTTTTTCCTTCTGAGGACATGACAATGAAAAGTATAAACCTGCTCCTGACTGCCACAATTTTAAGCTCACTTTCTTTTGCAAGCCTTGCTGCTGTTGAGGTGCAAAGCACGCCGCACGGTCAACAGAAAGTAGGGACTATCTCCGCGACTGCGGGACCTAATCTCCAGTCTCTTGAAGAACAACTGGCAGAAAAGGCTGATGAAATGGGGGCTAAATCGTACCGTATTACATCAGTCAATGGGCCGAACACGCTGCACGGTACTGCTGTAATTTATAAATAAGCGTTAACCCTCAATGCGCTAACCCTTTATCTATGCCACTAAAAAAGGCTCTGTCACTGACAGAGCCTTTTTCTTTTGTGCCAAAAGGGGCGTTAAATGGCGTTGTTTTGTGGGGCAGGTGCGTTTGCGTGTCCAACCGTAACCGGCATACCGGCACGCAGGCTCAGCACTTTTTCAATCACAGCGCTATTGTTGCCACTTTGCGACAGTATGCTGCGTACGTTGGCGCTCTGCACAATGGGCTGCGTTTGTGGATTGTCGTTAATCGATTTCGACAGTGGCTGGTGTACTTCGACCAGCAAGCGACCGTCCGGCTCCTGTGAAGCCTTAATTGCCGTGTCGATGATGTTAACTTTAGCGCCCACCGGCACGTTGCTGAACATCCATTTAATATCGTTATCACGCAGGCGAATACAGCCAGAGCTTACGCGCATGCCGATGCCAAAGTCGGCATTGGTGCCGTGCAGCAGATAAACGCCGCCGTAGGCCGCAAGACGAATAGCATGATGACCCATCGGGTTATCCGGACCAGCGGGCACAACGGCCGGCAGAATCACGCCCTGTGCCTTGTAGCGTGCGCGGATATTGGCCGTTGGCGTCCAGGTTGGATTGGCTCGTTTCTCAGAAACCGTGGTCTTCATCAGCGGTGTAACCGTGTCGCCGCCGAGTTGGCCAATACCAATTGGGAAGATGACAACGGTTTTCTCTCCGGGTGGATAGTAATAAAGCCGCAGTTCAGAAAGGTTAATCACGATACCTTCACGCGGCTCATCCGGCAGCAGTGCCTGTAGCGGAATAGTCAGCACGCTGCCTGCTCGTGGCACATAAGGGTCCACGCCGGGGTTTGCCTGTAACAGTGCGAGGAATCCGACGTTGTATTTTTTGGCGATGGCCTCAAGCGAGCCGCCGTCGTTTGCAACGGTATGAAATTTGTTTTCGCCGACCAGGCGGCTGCCCGGTGGTGGCAGTGGGTATGTGTTGGCGATGGCGGGTAGGGCGCTGAAAGCGAACAGGATCAGCGCGCTCAGTCCGGTCAGCCAGCGGGAAAAGCGCAGAAAAGTTGTCATTGTGTTAAAGCCTCGATCGACTTCGTGGACACGCGATTATGCGTGTCCACTTGTCGGGAAATCCTGGTCAACTGCAAGGATTTGTAAAGATTGGCGGCTGGCGGGCGATTTTAACGCCCTCCTGAGGTCAGAGGGCGTCGGGAAATTTAGGCGACGGTATTTTCGGACAGCTGTTGCATAAAGTTGCGCACCCAGTCCATTCGCACCTTGCGTTCCTCAAGCTCATGAGTAAAACGCAGTCGGGTTGGGCCATCAAGACGGTAGTGCTGCGGCTGCTTTTGCAAAAGGCCAATGAGCCAGAGCGGGTCGACGTGGTTTTGCGCGTTAAACTCCATCACGCCGCCTTTCTCGTTGGCCTCAAGCTTACGAATACCCAGCTTCTGCGCCTGTTGACGCAGTGCAGCAATATCCAGCAGCGTACGCGCCGGGTCCGGTAGCTTACCGAAGCGGTCAATCAGCTCCACTTTAATTTCATCAAGCGCGTCTGCATCTTTCGTACTGGCGATGCGCTTGTAGAAGGACAGGCGCGTATTTACATCGGGAATAAAATCATCCGGCAGCAGCGACGGCATGCGTAGCTCAACTTCGGTTTGCTGGCTGGTTAAATCCTCAAGCGACGGTTCGCGTCCCGCTTTGAGCGCATCAACGGCGTTTTCCAGTAGCTCCATGTAGAGCGAAAAGCCGATGGTTTCCATCTGTCCGCTCTGGTCTTCACCCAACAACTCGCCTGCGCCACGAATTTCAAGATCATGGGTTGCCAGCGCAAACCCCGCCCCAAGGTCTTCAAGCGATGCAATGGCTTCGAGTCGCTTTTGCGCATCGGTCGTCATGGCTTTCGGATGTGGCGTTAACAGCCAGGCATAGGCCTGATGGTGGGAGCGCCCGACGCGACCGCGCAGCTGGTGCAGCTGCGCAAGACCGAAGTGATCGGCGCGTTCAATGATAATGGTGTTGGCGGTTGGGATATCAATCCCGGTTTCGATGATGGTGGTGCACACCAGTACGTTAAAGCGCTGGTGGTGAAAGTCGTTCATCACCCGCTCCAGTTCGCGTTCGCGCATCTGGCCGTGGCCGACGGCAACGCGGGCTTCCGGCACCAGTTCTTCCAGACGCTGGGCGGCTTTCTGAATGTTTTCTACGTCGTTGTACAGATAATAGACCTGGCCGCCACGCAGCACTTCACGCAAAATCGCCTCGCGCACGACTAAACTGTCGTATTCACGCACGAAGGTCTTCACCGCCAGGCGGCGCGCAGGCGGTGTCGCGATAATTGACAAGTCACGCATCCCGCTCATCGCCATGTTCAGCGTGCGCGGAATAGGCGTTGCGGTCAGTGTAAGAATGTCCACATCGGCGCGCATGGCCTTGATGCGTTCTTTATGGCGCACGCCAAAACGGTGCTCTTCATCGACTATCAGCAGCCCCAGATCGCGCCATTTCAGATCGCTCATTAACAGCTTGTGGGTGCCAATCAGAATATCAACCTTGCCATCGGCAGCCTGCTCCAGCACCTGAGCCTGCTCTTTGGCGCTGCGAAAACGTGACAGCATTTCGATACGTACCGGCCAGTTAGCAAAGCGGTCACGGAAATTATCAAAGTGCTGTTGGGCAAGCAGAGTGGTTGGCACCAGCACCGCAACCTGCTTGTGGTTTTCCACCGCCAGAAACGCCGCGCGCATCGCCACTTCGGTTTTACCAAAGCCCACGTCGCCGCACACCAGGCGGTCCATTGCCAGCGGCTGGCACATGTCGCTCAGCACCGCGTTGATGGCCTGCGCCTGATCGGGCGTGGTTTCAAACGGGAAGCTGTCGCAGAAAAGCTGATACTGCTCTTTGTCATGCTTAAAGGCGAAACCGGCTTTTGCCGCACGCTGGGCGTAAATGTCGAGCAGTTCGGCTGCCACATCACGCACTTTTTCCGCTGCTTTCTGGCGCGCCCGCGACCAGGCATCGCCGCCAAGCTTGTGCAGCGGCGCGTTTTCTTCCGCCCCGCCCGCGTAGCGGCTGATAAGGTGCAGCGAGGTCACCGGGACGTACAGTTTGGCGTCGCCCGCGTAGGTGAGCATCAGGTACTCACCTTTGATGCCACCGGCTTCCAGCGTGGTCATGCCCGCATAGCGGCCCACGCCATGCTCCAGATGCACCACCGGCTGGCCGGGACGCAGCTCTGCCAGGTTGCGAATCAGCGTGTCCGGGTTAATGGTGCGGCGGCTTTCCTGACGGCGGCGACCGACGCGCTCGCCGAGCATGTCGCTTTCACAAATCAACGCGCGGTTGCGCTGAGTGTCAATAAAGCCGTGCTCGCTCGAACCAATCGTCAGCCAGTAGCCGCCAGACGCGGCATCTTCAAGGCGCAGCAGGCGTTTGGGGGCAATTTTTATGCGGGCAAGCAGTTCGCCCAGCGCTTCGCGGCGACCTTCGCTTTCAACAGAGAAAATCACCGCGCCATCAAAACCCTCAAGGAAGCGGCGCAGGTTATCGAGCGGGGCTTTTTGCTGTGGCTGCACGGAGAGGTCCGGCAGCGGTTGGTAGCCAAGATTGGTATTTGCCGCCTTGTTGGGCAGGGACTCTTGCTTAAGCTGTACACGAGGCCAGTTTTTCAGCGCGCGGAAGAGTTCATCGGGCCCCATCCACAGTGTGGATGGGGCCAGCAGTGGGCGCATGGGGTCCACGCCGCGATTTTCGTAACGGGCATTTACATCCAGCCAGAAGCGCTCGGCGCTGGCAGGCAGATCACCGGTGTTCACCAGAAGCGTATTTTTCGGGAAGTAACTGAACAGCGGCTGCAATGGCTCACTGAAAAACAGCGGCTGCCAGTATTCAATACCGGTTGGCAACGTGCCTTTACTGACCTGCTGATAGATGTGCTCCGGGTCGCGGCGCACGTCGAATTTGTCACGCCACTGGCTGCGAAATAGCTCAATGGCGGTTTTATCGGTCGGGAATTCGTGGGCGGGCAACAGGTTGATGGCTTCCACTTCCTCCAGCGTACGTTGGCTGTCCACGTCAAACAGGCGCAGGCTGTCGAGTTCGTCATCGAAAAAGTCGAGGCGGTAGGGCGACTCGCTGCCCATCGGCCACAGGTCCAGCAGCGCGCCGCGGGTGGCGTATTCACCGTGTTCCATCACCTGGTCAACATGGCGGTAGCCCGCGTTTTCCAGTTGGTCACGCAGCGTGTCGCGAGACAGCCGCTGGCCTTTTTTCATGACCAGTGCGTGAGCATGCAGATAACTGTGCGGACACACGCGCTGCATCAGCGTATTCACCGGCATAATCAGCACGCCGCGCTGCATCCCCGGCAGCTGATAGAGTGTGGACAGGCGCGATGACACGATATCCTGGTGCGGAGAGAAGCTGTCGTAAGGCAGCGTTTCCCAGTCGGCGAGGTTCATCACCAGTGAGTCGGTAAACTGCCGGACCTCATCGTGCAGGCGCAGCGCATTTTGCATATCAGGAGCAATCAGAATGACCGGCCCCTGGTGGCGCTCGGCAATTTCTGCAACTTCGCTGGCGCAAGCCGCGCCGGTCAGCTCGCCAAACTGGCGCTGGTCGCCCGCACTGTGCGGCAGGCTGTATCGGTTGTGTTCAGACATAGAAAAAACTGCTGTCTCTCTGCTGTGCCCGCGCAGCCGCGTGGGTAAATTCTGTAGGATGGCCAGTGCGTTATTATCGCTTATCAACCGTGCCTGGCAAGCGGGTTTGCCTTGTGAGTATAAAACACCTTCAGATGAGTAGCCCCTGTTATGCAGCGGCTTTTTGTTTAGCGTTCGCTAACCAGGTTGCGCGGCGGCGTGAACAGCAGGTCGCCAGTCAGCCCGCGCGACAGCCTACGCATCAGCAGCCCAAACAGCGTACACATTCCAAGACTTATGAGTGGGTAGCCCAACAGCAGCAGCATCTGTACGCCTGGCGCCAGCCGCTGTAGGTTAAACAGGCCGATGATGAACAGGCTCATGGCTTCAATCAGAATGCGATGCGTGGTGTAAATGGCAATCGTGTTGCTGCCGATGATATTGAACAGCGAATTGGGGCGGCTACCCCAGCGCTGTTCTGACAGGAAAAATAGCTTCATGATGAACAGAATCGACAGCATAGAAAGCGGTAGATTAATGTTGCGCAGATAAAGCACACCTGCCAGCGCCAGTGCGGCACACAGCAGCAGTGGGCGCTGGGTAAGACGCC
Coding sequences:
- a CDS encoding DUF1471 domain-containing protein, producing the protein MKSINLLLTATILSSLSFASLAAVEVQSTPHGQQKVGTISATAGPNLQSLEEQLAEKADEMGAKSYRITSVNGPNTLHGTAVIYK
- a CDS encoding glycine zipper 2TM domain-containing protein is translated as MNKSMLAGIGIGIGIGVAAALGVAAVASMNVFERGPQYAQVVSATPIKETIKTPRKECRNVAVTHRRAVQDENRLIGSALGAVAGGVIGHQFGGGRGKDVATIAGALGGGYAGNQIQGSMQDSDTYTTTQQRCKTLYDKSEKLLGYDVTYKIGDREGKIRMDKDPGTQIPLDNNGQLVLNQKA
- the mfd gene encoding transcription-repair coupling factor yields the protein MSEHNRYSLPHSAGDQRQFGELTGAACASEVAEIAERHQGPVILIAPDMQNALRLHDEVRQFTDSLVMNLADWETLPYDSFSPHQDIVSSRLSTLYQLPGMQRGVLIMPVNTLMQRVCPHSYLHAHALVMKKGQRLSRDTLRDQLENAGYRHVDQVMEHGEYATRGALLDLWPMGSESPYRLDFFDDELDSLRLFDVDSQRTLEEVEAINLLPAHEFPTDKTAIELFRSQWRDKFDVRRDPEHIYQQVSKGTLPTGIEYWQPLFFSEPLQPLFSYFPKNTLLVNTGDLPASAERFWLDVNARYENRGVDPMRPLLAPSTLWMGPDELFRALKNWPRVQLKQESLPNKAANTNLGYQPLPDLSVQPQQKAPLDNLRRFLEGFDGAVIFSVESEGRREALGELLARIKIAPKRLLRLEDAASGGYWLTIGSSEHGFIDTQRNRALICESDMLGERVGRRRQESRRTINPDTLIRNLAELRPGQPVVHLEHGVGRYAGMTTLEAGGIKGEYLMLTYAGDAKLYVPVTSLHLISRYAGGAEENAPLHKLGGDAWSRARQKAAEKVRDVAAELLDIYAQRAAKAGFAFKHDKEQYQLFCDSFPFETTPDQAQAINAVLSDMCQPLAMDRLVCGDVGFGKTEVAMRAAFLAVENHKQVAVLVPTTLLAQQHFDNFRDRFANWPVRIEMLSRFRSAKEQAQVLEQAADGKVDILIGTHKLLMSDLKWRDLGLLIVDEEHRFGVRHKERIKAMRADVDILTLTATPIPRTLNMAMSGMRDLSIIATPPARRLAVKTFVREYDSLVVREAILREVLRGGQVYYLYNDVENIQKAAQRLEELVPEARVAVGHGQMRERELERVMNDFHHQRFNVLVCTTIIETGIDIPTANTIIIERADHFGLAQLHQLRGRVGRSHHQAYAWLLTPHPKAMTTDAQKRLEAIASLEDLGAGFALATHDLEIRGAGELLGEDQSGQMETIGFSLYMELLENAVDALKAGREPSLEDLTSQQTEVELRMPSLLPDDFIPDVNTRLSFYKRIASTKDADALDEIKVELIDRFGKLPDPARTLLDIAALRQQAQKLGIRKLEANEKGGVMEFNAQNHVDPLWLIGLLQKQPQHYRLDGPTRLRFTHELEERKVRMDWVRNFMQQLSENTVA
- a CDS encoding L,D-transpeptidase family protein, whose amino-acid sequence is MTTFLRFSRWLTGLSALILFAFSALPAIANTYPLPPPGSRLVGENKFHTVANDGGSLEAIAKKYNVGFLALLQANPGVDPYVPRAGSVLTIPLQALLPDEPREGIVINLSELRLYYYPPGEKTVVIFPIGIGQLGGDTVTPLMKTTVSEKRANPTWTPTANIRARYKAQGVILPAVVPAGPDNPMGHHAIRLAAYGGVYLLHGTNADFGIGMRVSSGCIRLRDNDIKWMFSNVPVGAKVNIIDTAIKASQEPDGRLLVEVHQPLSKSINDNPQTQPIVQSANVRSILSQSGNNSAVIEKVLSLRAGMPVTVGHANAPAPQNNAI
- a CDS encoding TetR/AcrR family transcriptional regulator; the encoded protein is MTTATTGCSKKSRGRPKIFDREAALDKAMALFWQHGYEATSMAHLVEATGAKAPTLYAEFTNKEGLFRAVLDRYIAQFADRHESQLFCPQKRLEEALYDFFSAVAACYTSKDTPSGCFIINTSSALAASSEDIACAIKLRHGQQAQTLVRFFTIRRERGELPSDCDIHALSDYLNCILQGMSVSAREGADYDALMRITKTTLRILPELFKK